A DNA window from Flavisolibacter ginsenosidimutans contains the following coding sequences:
- a CDS encoding VOC family protein, translating into MALINPHINFNGNAEEAFTFYKSVFGGEFAKIIRFKDLASPEFPVAEKEENKIMHIALPIGKSNMLMGNDVPESMGKTNENENRSKIVIVAESKEEADSLFNGLSAGGQIEGPIGDSPWGSYFGCFRDKYGIEWIVEFDPKDNGQQ; encoded by the coding sequence ATGGCACTCATCAATCCTCACATTAACTTCAACGGAAATGCGGAAGAAGCCTTCACCTTTTACAAATCAGTATTTGGCGGAGAATTTGCAAAAATTATTCGTTTCAAAGACCTTGCAAGCCCTGAATTCCCCGTAGCGGAAAAAGAAGAAAATAAAATCATGCACATTGCTTTGCCAATCGGTAAGAGCAATATGTTGATGGGAAACGATGTTCCGGAGAGCATGGGAAAAACAAACGAAAACGAGAACCGGAGTAAAATTGTAATCGTTGCGGAAAGTAAAGAAGAAGCAGACAGCTTATTTAACGGGCTTTCCGCTGGAGGACAAATAGAAGGGCCTATTGGTGACAGTCCCTGGGGTTCATACTTTGGTTGTTTTAGAGACAAATACGGTATTGAATGGATAGTGGAATTTGATCCAAAAGATAACGGGCAGCAGTAA
- a CDS encoding DUF2480 family protein, whose product MSDAIVNKVAASGLITLNLEDYLPKEETAVFDLKDYLFMGLILKEKDFREALKNLDWSVYQNKSVAITCSADAVIPMWAYMLVTTHLQPVAKSSYIGTAEEIHKHLFLQNISCVKAEEFKDQRIVVKGCGDVEVGPFAYAEITRLLLPHVKSIMYGEPCSTVPVYKKSARLNAE is encoded by the coding sequence ATGAGCGATGCCATTGTAAACAAGGTTGCGGCCAGCGGGTTGATTACGCTGAATCTCGAAGATTATTTGCCCAAAGAAGAAACGGCTGTCTTTGACCTGAAAGATTATCTCTTCATGGGCCTTATTCTGAAAGAAAAAGATTTTCGCGAAGCATTGAAAAATCTTGACTGGTCTGTTTACCAAAATAAGAGCGTGGCCATCACATGCAGCGCAGATGCCGTCATTCCAATGTGGGCTTACATGCTGGTGACAACCCATCTGCAACCCGTTGCCAAAAGCAGTTACATTGGTACGGCCGAAGAAATACACAAGCATCTTTTTCTTCAGAATATTAGTTGCGTCAAGGCCGAAGAGTTCAAAGATCAGCGCATCGTTGTAAAAGGCTGCGGCGATGTAGAAGTAGGGCCGTTTGCTTATGCAGAAATTACACGGCTGTTGCTTCCGCATGTAAAAAGCATTATGTACGGAGAGCCTTGCAGTACCGTGCCGGTCTATAAAAAATCAGCGCGGCTGAACGCTGAATAG
- a CDS encoding alpha-L-rhamnosidase-related protein translates to MRLLGIKNFLLSLSSFCFFLQASAQLPPVFSATQKEKIAKDEISRYYIAPQRIVWTNDSTQGIVTNAQLLLQKGTGQPYFGAQAVCKFINKKGYAGLVLDFGKQIHGGLQITTSQSNRVTRKVRIRFGESVSETMSDVIGDGTTGLEGGATNHHAMRDFIATLPGYGTLEIGNSGFRFARIDLVEADSVLALKEVRAVLKIRDLPYLGSFRCSDERLNQIWLTGAYTVQLNMQDYLWDGIKRDRMVWLGDMHPEIMTISNVFGYNDIVPKSLDFVRDHTPLPNWMNGISAYSMWWVIIQHDWYMFHGRLDYLKQQKAYLLPLLDLFMSKVDAAGKENIYDKSFRFLDWPSSENKGGVHAGLQALMVMTFEKAAVLCDALNETTKAKTCREMVTKMKRYVPDANGSKQAASLMALAGIIPAAKANADVISVGGAKNFSTFFGYYMLQAQAKAGDYETALNNIRSYWGGMLDMGATTFWEDFNLEEAANAGRIDEVVPAGKKDFHRDCGAYCYIGLRRSLCHGWASGPTPWLTENVLGIKVLSPGCKVIKIEPHLGDLGFAEGSFPTPYGVVKVKHTKSADGKIKTEVQAPKEIKITRAEEKTL, encoded by the coding sequence ATGCGATTGCTCGGTATAAAAAATTTTCTTCTTTCCCTTTCATCGTTCTGTTTTTTTCTGCAAGCTTCTGCGCAACTGCCGCCGGTGTTTTCTGCAACCCAAAAAGAAAAAATTGCAAAGGATGAAATCAGCCGTTACTACATCGCTCCGCAGCGCATTGTATGGACCAACGATAGCACGCAAGGCATCGTTACCAACGCACAACTCTTGCTGCAAAAAGGAACCGGCCAGCCTTACTTTGGTGCGCAAGCGGTTTGCAAATTCATCAACAAAAAAGGCTATGCAGGATTGGTGCTGGACTTTGGAAAACAGATTCACGGAGGCTTGCAAATCACCACGTCGCAAAGCAACCGCGTAACGAGAAAAGTGCGCATTCGTTTTGGCGAATCGGTGAGTGAAACGATGAGCGACGTGATTGGCGACGGCACAACGGGATTGGAAGGCGGTGCAACAAATCATCATGCGATGCGTGATTTTATTGCTACGCTTCCAGGTTACGGAACACTGGAGATTGGCAATTCCGGTTTTCGTTTTGCACGAATAGACTTGGTAGAAGCCGACAGCGTTTTGGCGTTGAAAGAAGTAAGAGCTGTGTTGAAGATTCGTGACTTGCCTTATCTCGGTTCCTTTCGTTGCAGCGACGAACGATTGAATCAAATATGGCTCACCGGCGCTTACACCGTGCAACTGAACATGCAGGATTATTTATGGGACGGTATCAAGCGTGACCGCATGGTTTGGCTCGGCGACATGCACCCCGAAATCATGACCATCTCAAACGTTTTTGGCTACAACGACATCGTTCCAAAAAGTTTGGATTTCGTTCGCGACCACACGCCGTTGCCAAATTGGATGAACGGCATCAGTGCTTATTCCATGTGGTGGGTCATCATTCAGCACGATTGGTATATGTTTCATGGAAGGCTTGATTACCTGAAGCAACAAAAAGCTTATTTACTTCCCTTGCTGGATTTGTTCATGAGCAAAGTTGATGCAGCCGGAAAAGAAAATATTTACGACAAAAGCTTTCGCTTTTTGGATTGGCCGTCGAGCGAAAACAAAGGAGGCGTACACGCAGGCTTGCAAGCTTTGATGGTGATGACGTTTGAGAAAGCTGCAGTGCTTTGCGATGCGTTAAATGAAACAACAAAAGCAAAAACTTGTCGCGAGATGGTGACAAAAATGAAGCGATACGTTCCGGACGCAAACGGTTCAAAGCAAGCCGCATCGTTGATGGCGTTGGCCGGTATTATTCCCGCTGCAAAAGCAAACGCAGATGTGATAAGCGTTGGCGGCGCAAAGAACTTTTCTACCTTCTTTGGTTATTACATGTTACAGGCGCAGGCGAAGGCCGGCGATTACGAAACGGCGCTAAACAATATTCGCAGTTACTGGGGCGGCATGCTCGACATGGGTGCAACAACTTTTTGGGAAGATTTCAATTTAGAGGAAGCAGCGAATGCCGGCCGCATTGATGAAGTCGTTCCTGCGGGCAAAAAAGATTTTCACCGCGACTGCGGCGCTTACTGCTACATTGGTTTGCGCCGAAGCCTTTGCCACGGCTGGGCCTCCGGACCAACGCCCTGGCTAACGGAAAATGTGTTGGGAATAAAAGTTCTTTCACCCGGTTGCAAAGTGATCAAGATAGAACCTCACCTTGGTGATTTGGGCTTTGCCGAAGGCAGCTTTCCCACACCTTACGGTGTTGTAAAAGTGAAGCACACAAAGAGTGCAGATGGAAAAATAAAAACCGAAGTGCAAGCACCGAAAGAAATAAAAATTACACGAGCAGAAGAAAAAACTCTTTAA
- a CDS encoding phosphatase PAP2 family protein, with protein MKQISKRVKKAGAALALLSAEMAIMLLLFIIALLALAYLIRNVIVLHKTGFDQGIFSFLKTRVSERNNDLMLFFTFLGTHKFLIPANLGLIAYFLFIKKHKWYSIKVPAIALTSLALMFGLKYLFHRSRPDVPLLFHAEGLSFPSGHALFSITFYGLLIYIIFKAVQNKALKWCLIALLMILILVIGFSRVYLRVHYATDVIAGFCVGFLWLTFALWMLNRMERYSRQKLDRSVQAQVQESR; from the coding sequence ATGAAGCAAATTTCAAAACGGGTAAAAAAGGCAGGAGCAGCCTTGGCACTGCTTTCCGCGGAGATGGCGATCATGCTTCTTCTCTTTATCATTGCCTTGCTTGCGCTAGCTTATCTCATCCGCAACGTGATTGTTTTGCACAAAACGGGTTTCGACCAAGGTATTTTTTCTTTTCTGAAAACTCGCGTCAGCGAACGCAACAACGACCTCATGTTGTTCTTCACATTTTTGGGTACGCACAAGTTTTTGATTCCGGCCAATCTTGGCCTGATAGCTTATTTTCTTTTCATCAAAAAGCACAAGTGGTATTCGATAAAAGTTCCGGCCATTGCTTTAACAAGTTTGGCTTTGATGTTCGGCTTGAAGTATTTGTTTCATCGTTCGCGGCCCGACGTTCCTTTGCTGTTTCACGCCGAAGGTTTGAGTTTTCCAAGTGGTCACGCCTTATTCAGCATTACGTTTTACGGACTGCTCATCTATATCATTTTTAAAGCAGTCCAAAACAAAGCCTTGAAGTGGTGCCTTATTGCACTGCTAATGATTTTGATTTTGGTAATCGGTTTTTCCCGCGTTTATCTGAGGGTGCATTATGCCACCGATGTGATTGCTGGTTTTTGTGTGGGTTTTCTGTGGCTGACCTTTGCGCTTTGGATGCTCAACCGCATGGAACGTTACAGCCGTCAGAAACTGGATCGCAGTGTGCAGGCACAAGTTCAAGAATCACGATGA
- a CDS encoding KTSC domain-containing protein, translated as MSKPVFTTKSTTIHKVDYNEKEKNLDIEFRSGNVYRYYDVPPRLWKVFQLYIECEGSPGSFFNEYIKGQFNSEKIKDVSAEEDGNEA; from the coding sequence ATGTCAAAGCCTGTATTTACAACAAAATCTACTACCATTCATAAGGTAGATTACAACGAAAAAGAAAAGAACCTTGATATAGAGTTTCGCAGTGGAAATGTGTACCGTTACTACGACGTGCCGCCGCGGCTCTGGAAAGTTTTCCAGCTTTACATTGAATGCGAAGGTTCGCCGGGATCGTTCTTTAACGAGTACATCAAGGGACAATTCAACAGCGAAAAAATTAAAGACGTAAGCGCCGAAGAAGACGGCAACGAGGCATAA
- a CDS encoding polysaccharide deacetylase family protein: MKAFFFLFLLLVNNIFLFAQKEKGFALVQGAVVRGNSTKKELALVFTADETGEGLPTILETLKGEKIKASFFFTGRFYRKASFQHFVQQAKKERHYLGPHSDGHLLYCDWNKRDSLLVTKDSFETDLEKNLRTIKDSGLPRPRFFIPPFEWWNDSIAVWSKEKNLLLFNFTPGIRTAADYTWPELGTVYKSSKWIMNWLKEFAATNPTALNGAIVLLHAGTDERRKDKFYNRLQEMIRFLKTKGYSFKRIDQLLD; encoded by the coding sequence ATGAAAGCTTTCTTCTTTCTTTTCCTTCTTTTGGTAAACAATATTTTTCTTTTTGCGCAAAAAGAAAAAGGCTTTGCATTGGTGCAAGGCGCTGTTGTAAGAGGCAATTCAACGAAGAAAGAATTAGCCCTTGTTTTTACCGCCGACGAAACCGGCGAAGGACTGCCAACGATTCTTGAAACACTGAAAGGAGAAAAGATAAAAGCATCTTTCTTCTTCACCGGACGGTTTTATCGCAAGGCTTCGTTTCAACACTTCGTGCAACAAGCAAAAAAAGAAAGGCATTATTTAGGACCGCATTCGGACGGGCACCTGCTTTATTGCGATTGGAACAAACGCGACAGCTTGCTGGTAACAAAAGACAGCTTTGAAACTGATTTGGAAAAGAATCTTCGTACAATAAAAGATAGTGGCCTTCCGCGTCCGCGTTTTTTTATTCCGCCATTTGAATGGTGGAACGATTCGATTGCTGTTTGGAGTAAAGAGAAGAATCTTTTGCTTTTCAATTTCACGCCGGGCATTCGCACGGCTGCCGATTATACATGGCCGGAGTTGGGTACAGTTTACAAAAGCAGCAAGTGGATCATGAACTGGTTGAAAGAATTTGCGGCAACAAATCCCACAGCTTTAAACGGCGCCATCGTTCTGCTTCATGCCGGCACGGATGAAAGAAGAAAAGATAAATTCTACAACCGTTTGCAGGAGATGATTCGCTTTTTGAAAACGAAGGGTTATTCCTTCAAACGAATTGATCAACTTCTGGATTAA
- the nadA gene encoding quinolinate synthase NadA has protein sequence MEQELLIAKNEVQEKGFLDVDVDPTLDLFAEIERLKKEKNAIILAHLYQEPDIQDIADYIGDSLGLAQQAAKTDADMIVFAGVHFMAETAKILNPTKKVVIPDLKAGCSLSESCPPPLFKKFKEQHPDHVVISYINCSAGIKALTDVICTSSNAKAIVESFPPEQPIIFAPDKNLGGWINRTSGRNMLLWNGACMVHEIFSLEKITRLKTRHPNAKLISHPECEEPILRVSDFIGSTTQLLNYTKNSPNKEFIVATEAGILHQMVKQAPDKTFIPAPPDNSCACNDCPHMKRNTLEKVYLCMEYEQPEIIMDEELRVQAKKSLDRMLEISAKLGL, from the coding sequence ATGGAGCAGGAATTGTTGATAGCGAAAAACGAAGTGCAGGAAAAAGGCTTTCTCGACGTGGACGTTGATCCCACGCTGGACCTCTTTGCCGAGATTGAAAGATTGAAAAAAGAAAAGAACGCCATCATTCTGGCGCACCTGTACCAGGAACCTGACATACAGGACATAGCCGATTACATTGGCGACAGCCTGGGTCTTGCACAACAGGCCGCGAAAACCGATGCGGACATGATTGTGTTTGCCGGTGTGCATTTCATGGCCGAGACGGCAAAGATTTTAAACCCGACAAAGAAGGTGGTGATTCCCGATTTAAAAGCGGGTTGTTCGCTGAGTGAAAGTTGTCCGCCGCCCTTGTTCAAAAAGTTTAAAGAGCAGCATCCCGACCACGTGGTGATTTCTTACATCAACTGCAGCGCGGGCATTAAAGCACTGACTGATGTGATTTGCACATCGAGCAATGCAAAAGCGATTGTAGAAAGCTTTCCGCCGGAGCAGCCCATTATTTTTGCGCCGGATAAAAACCTGGGCGGATGGATCAACCGCACCTCGGGCAGAAACATGTTGCTTTGGAACGGCGCCTGCATGGTGCACGAAATCTTTAGTCTTGAAAAAATCACCAGGCTAAAAACACGCCACCCGAACGCGAAGCTGATCTCGCATCCCGAGTGCGAAGAGCCAATCTTGCGTGTAAGCGATTTTATAGGCTCTACAACGCAGTTGCTGAATTATACCAAGAATTCCCCCAACAAAGAATTTATCGTGGCAACAGAGGCCGGTATTTTGCACCAGATGGTAAAGCAGGCGCCGGACAAGACCTTCATTCCCGCACCGCCGGACAACAGTTGCGCCTGCAACGATTGTCCGCACATGAAGCGCAACACGCTGGAAAAAGTTTACCTGTGCATGGAATACGAACAACCGGAGATTATCATGGACGAAGAATTGCGTGTGCAGGCGAAGAAATCATTGGATAGAATGCTGGAGATTAGTGCGAAACTGGGATTGTAA
- a CDS encoding MarR family winged helix-turn-helix transcriptional regulator, with protein MGIEKDIHQNSFQDTKQKALVNLLFTYGWAIEKIKEFLSREDITHQQFNILRILRGTYPKPLSTLQIRERMLDKASDTSRLVDRLLLKGLVEKHTCPKDKRLVDVTISEKGKALLQRLDNASEKMNAVTGNLTEEEAGQLSSLLDKMRS; from the coding sequence GTGGGAATTGAAAAAGACATTCATCAAAATAGTTTTCAGGACACGAAACAAAAAGCGCTGGTGAACCTCTTGTTTACCTACGGCTGGGCCATTGAAAAAATTAAAGAATTTCTTTCGCGGGAAGACATTACGCACCAGCAGTTCAACATCCTGCGCATCTTGCGCGGCACGTATCCAAAGCCACTTTCCACCTTACAAATCCGCGAACGCATGTTGGACAAGGCCAGCGATACCAGTCGCCTTGTGGACAGGCTCCTGCTGAAGGGCCTGGTGGAAAAGCATACCTGTCCAAAAGACAAACGCCTTGTTGACGTAACCATTTCCGAAAAAGGAAAAGCGCTGTTGCAACGCCTTGATAACGCTTCGGAGAAGATGAATGCCGTTACCGGAAATCTTACTGAAGAAGAAGCCGGGCAATTAAGTTCTCTTCTTGACAAGATGCGGTCCTAA
- a CDS encoding DUF4262 domain-containing protein has protein sequence MREQHKQDYFQQVDQNIRNHGYHITFVLADESPSYCYSTGIFKSFNIPEIFISSLPKNLSFDLVDSYVQLFKNAESIPLETKIPNLTSRFPVYLIEVPTPNLMDYALSSVRFYGSEEYKYLQIVYPDTKGNFPNEVGYNYDQEIMGIFKK, from the coding sequence ATGAGAGAACAACATAAACAGGATTATTTTCAACAGGTCGATCAAAACATTCGAAACCACGGTTACCATATCACGTTCGTGTTAGCGGACGAAAGCCCCTCATATTGTTATTCCACTGGCATCTTCAAGAGTTTTAATATTCCGGAGATATTTATATCCTCCTTGCCGAAAAACCTATCGTTCGACTTGGTTGACAGCTACGTACAATTATTCAAGAATGCAGAATCAATTCCGTTAGAAACCAAAATACCGAATCTTACGAGCAGATTTCCTGTTTACCTTATTGAAGTGCCGACACCCAATTTGATGGATTACGCACTTTCGAGCGTTCGATTTTACGGAAGTGAAGAATATAAATATCTGCAAATCGTCTACCCGGATACGAAAGGGAATTTCCCCAATGAAGTGGGTTACAATTACGACCAAGAAATAATGGGAATATTTAAAAAATAG
- a CDS encoding glycoside hydrolase family 10 protein gives MKRFIFSAFISLLLVQCFAQAKPEFRGVWIASVDNIDWPRPGQYNPESQKAEYIRQLDMHQRNGMNAVIVQVRPSADAFYPSPYEPWSQWLTGTQGKAPSPYYDPLEFTINEAHKRGFEYHAWVNPYRANFAIGKASIAPNHITKQHPEWFLKYGGTLYFDPGNKEAQAWVVNVIKDIVTRYDVDAIHMDDYFYPYRIAGKEFPDTASYRLYGDGMNKDDWRRSNTDSIIYKLTAVIHETKPWVKFGISPFGVWRNQSDDPDGSATKAGVTNYDDLYADILLWLEKGWVDYVAPQVYWEFSQKHAPFEPIVKWWNEHSYGRHCYIGLGYYKAGSNLAWRDRTQLPRQIDSTRAMENVQGQIYFSSTTFDKNPYGWNDQLRNNYYKEKVMVPEMPWLPKKPTVGVGSVSTSSSGTF, from the coding sequence ATGAAAAGATTTATTTTCTCCGCCTTTATTAGCCTCTTGCTGGTGCAATGTTTTGCACAAGCAAAACCTGAGTTCCGCGGCGTATGGATTGCCTCGGTTGACAACATTGACTGGCCGCGTCCCGGGCAGTATAATCCGGAAAGCCAAAAAGCTGAATACATTCGCCAGCTCGACATGCACCAGCGCAACGGCATGAATGCTGTTATTGTGCAGGTGCGCCCTTCGGCCGATGCGTTTTATCCTTCGCCTTATGAACCCTGGAGCCAGTGGCTTACCGGCACGCAGGGCAAAGCGCCTTCGCCTTATTACGATCCGCTGGAGTTTACCATTAACGAAGCACACAAACGCGGCTTTGAGTATCATGCCTGGGTAAATCCTTACCGCGCCAACTTCGCTATCGGCAAGGCTTCCATTGCGCCGAACCACATTACCAAGCAACATCCCGAGTGGTTTTTGAAATACGGCGGCACACTTTACTTCGACCCCGGCAACAAGGAAGCGCAGGCTTGGGTGGTGAACGTGATTAAAGACATTGTGACACGCTACGATGTGGACGCCATTCACATGGACGATTATTTTTATCCTTACCGCATTGCGGGAAAAGAGTTTCCCGACACCGCTTCGTATCGTTTGTACGGAGACGGAATGAATAAAGACGATTGGCGCAGAAGTAATACCGATTCCATCATTTACAAACTCACGGCGGTGATTCACGAAACAAAGCCTTGGGTAAAGTTTGGCATTTCGCCTTTTGGTGTGTGGCGCAACCAAAGCGATGATCCCGACGGCAGCGCCACCAAGGCCGGCGTGACCAATTACGATGATTTATACGCCGACATTTTGCTTTGGTTGGAGAAAGGCTGGGTTGATTACGTGGCGCCACAAGTGTACTGGGAGTTCTCGCAAAAACATGCGCCCTTTGAACCCATCGTAAAGTGGTGGAACGAACACTCTTACGGGCGGCATTGCTACATTGGCTTGGGTTATTACAAAGCCGGCAGCAACCTTGCCTGGCGTGACCGTACACAATTGCCGCGGCAAATTGATTCAACCCGTGCGATGGAAAACGTGCAGGGACAGATTTACTTCAGCAGCACCACCTTTGACAAAAATCCTTACGGTTGGAACGACCAGTTGCGAAATAACTATTACAAGGAGAAAGTAATGGTTCCCGAAATGCCGTGGTTGCCAAAGAAACCAACAGTAGGCGTTGGTTCTGTCAGCACTTCCAGCAGCGGCACTTTCTGA
- a CDS encoding peptidylprolyl isomerase, with protein MSVIQKIRDKYARIAVIAIALALLGFIMMDAFAGRSRLFGGNESTIGKINGKKIDAQTFQRRVSDIVKRQGPNAQQDVTQQVVNELWQQEVSDEVMGEQYKELGLTVSDKELDATMFSPTPSQVVLQAFGVQNPQQWDPAQLRQTINQIKKSGTAEQKQQLTETVDYLEKQILMSKYIALLANSSYFPKWFLEKRNVDNSQMAKAAYVSVPYTSIADSTVKVTDAEIEDYLKAHKKDYEQKEESRSISYVQFSAAPSSADSAAVREKMLPLKDSFQHTSNVKDFLINNRSLAQYNDSWISAKDLQLQNSDSIFKAPVGSVSGPFVEQGAYLLVKILDKKTQPDTAKVRHILIGLNDPQTGTPLHDSVTAKRIADSVKNVIASGVPFDSVVMKVSDDPGKLMNRGVYDSITRTAQLVPEFKDFALNNPVGTKGVVKSQFGYHYMEVLNQRGSSPVYKAAFFVLPIEASAETQTNASNAATMFAGNAKDEKSFKEYFDKNIKGKKVATTDAPLTATVRPMEYNLPGVQGSARELIRDVFKASKGDVLNPISIGSNFIVAVVTDVSEPGLPSASAARQMVEPILLNKKKADKIKSQIGKVTDLNTIASKFNQQVQTADSIRFSGAGPLGFEGKVIGAMFNPANKGKVCEEPIAGQMGVYAIRVDNTFTGAVENANIEQQRQMLEMQSRQQMGSPLELLQKRANIKDYRAKFY; from the coding sequence ATGTCAGTTATCCAGAAAATCAGAGACAAATATGCCCGCATTGCGGTAATAGCGATTGCGCTTGCGTTGTTGGGTTTCATCATGATGGATGCCTTTGCCGGCCGCAGCCGTTTGTTCGGCGGCAACGAAAGCACCATCGGCAAAATCAACGGAAAGAAGATTGATGCCCAAACTTTTCAGCGCCGCGTGTCGGATATTGTCAAGCGCCAGGGACCCAATGCGCAGCAAGACGTTACGCAACAGGTTGTGAACGAACTGTGGCAGCAGGAAGTAAGCGACGAAGTGATGGGTGAACAATACAAAGAACTGGGCTTAACGGTAAGCGACAAAGAACTGGACGCAACAATGTTCAGTCCAACGCCTTCGCAGGTGGTGCTTCAGGCCTTTGGCGTACAAAACCCGCAACAATGGGACCCGGCACAACTGCGCCAGACCATCAATCAAATTAAAAAAAGCGGAACAGCCGAGCAAAAGCAACAGTTAACCGAAACCGTTGACTATCTCGAAAAGCAGATCCTGATGAGCAAGTACATTGCCTTGCTTGCCAACTCTTCTTACTTTCCTAAATGGTTTTTGGAAAAACGCAACGTGGACAACAGCCAGATGGCCAAAGCCGCTTACGTAAGCGTGCCTTACACAAGCATTGCCGACAGCACCGTGAAAGTAACCGATGCCGAAATTGAAGATTACCTGAAGGCGCACAAAAAAGACTATGAGCAGAAAGAAGAAAGCCGCTCCATTTCCTACGTGCAGTTCAGCGCCGCACCTTCGTCGGCCGATAGCGCCGCGGTGCGTGAAAAAATGTTGCCGTTGAAAGATTCTTTCCAGCATACAAGCAACGTGAAAGACTTTTTGATCAACAACCGCAGCCTCGCTCAATACAACGATAGCTGGATCAGCGCCAAAGACCTGCAACTGCAGAACAGCGACAGTATTTTTAAAGCGCCAGTAGGCAGCGTTTCCGGTCCGTTTGTAGAACAGGGCGCTTACCTGTTGGTAAAAATTCTGGATAAGAAAACCCAGCCCGATACCGCCAAAGTGCGCCATATCTTAATTGGCCTGAACGACCCGCAAACCGGTACGCCGCTTCACGATTCGGTTACTGCAAAGCGAATTGCCGACAGTGTTAAGAACGTTATCGCTTCCGGTGTTCCGTTTGACAGCGTGGTAATGAAAGTTTCTGATGATCCAGGCAAATTGATGAACCGTGGCGTGTACGACAGCATTACCCGCACCGCACAACTGGTTCCTGAGTTTAAAGACTTTGCGCTTAACAATCCGGTGGGAACAAAAGGCGTAGTGAAATCTCAATTCGGTTATCACTACATGGAAGTGTTGAACCAGCGTGGAAGCTCGCCGGTTTACAAAGCTGCTTTCTTTGTGCTGCCCATTGAGGCCAGCGCCGAAACGCAAACGAACGCCAGCAACGCGGCCACCATGTTTGCCGGCAACGCCAAAGACGAGAAATCCTTTAAAGAATATTTTGACAAGAACATTAAAGGAAAGAAAGTGGCTACAACCGATGCGCCGCTTACGGCCACCGTTCGCCCGATGGAATACAACCTTCCCGGTGTACAAGGTTCGGCCCGCGAACTCATTCGTGACGTGTTCAAGGCAAGCAAAGGCGATGTGCTGAATCCCATCTCCATCGGCAGCAATTTTATCGTGGCCGTGGTAACGGATGTAAGCGAGCCGGGACTGCCTTCGGCAAGCGCTGCACGCCAAATGGTTGAGCCAATTCTTTTAAATAAAAAGAAAGCCGACAAGATCAAATCGCAAATAGGCAAGGTAACTGACCTGAATACCATCGCTTCTAAATTCAACCAACAGGTGCAAACCGCCGATAGCATTCGCTTCAGCGGCGCTGGGCCTTTGGGCTTTGAAGGAAAAGTAATTGGCGCCATGTTTAACCCGGCCAATAAAGGAAAAGTTTGTGAAGAACCGATAGCCGGGCAAATGGGCGTTTATGCCATTCGTGTGGACAATACCTTTACCGGCGCCGTCGAAAACGCAAACATTGAACAACAACGCCAAATGCTGGAAATGCAAAGCCGCCAGCAAATGGGTTCTCCGCTGGAGCTTTTGCAAAAAAGGGCAAACATTAAAGATTATCGGGCGAAATTCTATTAA
- a CDS encoding GlcG/HbpS family heme-binding protein, producing MLLKKFSISLALAKQIAEKAEAEAVKQNLAVCIAVVNDAGRLVYFLKMDDSTNASGDIAIAKAQHAVNYRRDTRYHEEFLKQGQLRVLALPNTLSIEGGVQLVYDSKLIGAIGVSGAAAADDGRIATAGATFLSAIKGKE from the coding sequence ATGTTGCTCAAGAAATTTTCTATTTCATTGGCGCTTGCCAAACAAATTGCAGAAAAAGCAGAAGCGGAAGCGGTCAAGCAAAACCTTGCCGTTTGCATTGCGGTGGTGAACGATGCCGGCCGGCTTGTTTATTTTTTAAAGATGGACGACAGCACGAATGCCAGCGGCGATATTGCCATTGCCAAAGCGCAACATGCCGTTAATTACCGGAGAGATACCAGATACCACGAAGAGTTTTTAAAGCAGGGACAATTGCGTGTGCTGGCCTTGCCCAATACTTTATCCATTGAAGGTGGCGTGCAACTAGTGTACGACAGTAAACTCATTGGCGCCATCGGCGTGAGCGGTGCAGCGGCGGCAGATGACGGAAGAATTGCAACGGCCGGTGCAACCTTTCTTTCCGCAATAAAAGGGAAAGAATAA